The sequence AAACCTGGTCTTTGAAATAGGTGTCGTCCATAACCTGATGCTGGTTTATTGGAAAGGAAGCTTCACCACTTTCGCTTTCAGCTTTTTATCACGCACTGCAATAAATATCTCGCTGTCAATGTCTGCATGCTCGATGGTTACATAACCCAGCCCGATCGCTTTCTGCAGGGAAGGGGCCTGTGTTCCGCTGGTTACTTTTCCGATCAGGTTCCCTTCCGCATCGGTAATGGCGTAATCGTGGCGGGGGATGCCTTTATCGATCATTTCAAATCCAATCAGTTTTCGTGAAATGCCGGTGGCTTTTTCCGCTTCAATAATTGGCCTGGCGATAAAGTCTTTCGTGAATTTGGTGATCCAGCCCAATCCGGCTTCAAGCGGTGAGGTGGTATCATCTATATCATTACCATACAGGCAATAGCCCATTTCAAGGCGCAGGGTATCGCGGGCGCCAAGGCCTATCGGTTTAATCCCGGATGCTTTCCCGGCTTCAAAAATGGCGTCCCAGATTTTATCGGCTGCGCCATGACTATCCTCAAAATAGATTTCAACACCGCCGGCACCTGTATACCCGGTAGCGCTGACCAGGACATTGTCCACACCCGCAAATTTTCCTTTGGTGAAGGTGTAGTATTTAAGGTTGAGGATATCCATTTCCGTAAGGGGC comes from Flavihumibacter fluvii and encodes:
- the gcvT gene encoding glycine cleavage system aminomethyltransferase GcvT, encoding MKNTPFFEKHISLGAKMAPFAGYNMPISYSGINDEHAAVRTNCGVFDVSHMGEFILKGEHALDLIQRITTNDASKLVAGKAQYSAFTNEQGGIIDDLLVYCIEPNQVYMLVVNAGNIDKDWNWVNQHNSHHVELHNISDKTCLLAIQGPNATKILQPLTEMDILNLKYYTFTKGKFAGVDNVLVSATGYTGAGGVEIYFEDSHGAADKIWDAIFEAGKASGIKPIGLGARDTLRLEMGYCLYGNDIDDTTSPLEAGLGWITKFTKDFIARPIIEAEKATGISRKLIGFEMIDKGIPRHDYAITDAEGNLIGKVTSGTQAPSLQKAIGLGYVTIEHADIDSEIFIAVRDKKLKAKVVKLPFQ